The following nucleotide sequence is from Mesobacillus jeotgali.
AAATGCCTGGATTGCTCCGACGAAAACGGAGAAACCTTGCCATACAAGCATCGGAAGTGCTGCGGCCAAGTGTCCACCTACTCCGGTTGCGAGGCTGGCTGCAAGCAGACCCAACAGGATCTCACCTGCGTAAATGTTACCGTAAAGACGAAGACCAAGAGTGAGCGTATTCGCGAACTCTTCAATGATCTTGATCGGGAACATGAACCAAAACGGCTTAAAGAATTCCTTGCCGTATTCGGCAGTCCCTTTAAGTTTGACGCCATAATAATGGGAAAGTCCTACCACCATGACTGCAAGAGTCAGTGTGATGACTGGGTCAGCTGTCGGTGATTTCCACCATAGGTAATTGTCGTATACGACAGAGAACGGCAGTCCCAGCATGTTGGAAACAAACACATACATAAGCAATGTGATTCCAAGGACGTGAAATCTTCCCCCATCCTTCCAGTCCATCGTGCTGTTGATGATCCCTTTGACGAAATCCATAACCCATTCCATGAAATTCTGTATTCCCGTCGGTTTCATCGCAAGCTTACGAGTGGAAAGAACTGCAATGATGAAAACAACAGCAGATGCCACTGTGATCATCAGCATGTTTGCTAAGTTAAAAGTAAGCCCAAATAAATCTAATAATGGAGCTTCATGATGCATCAGTTAATTCACCTCTCTTCCCCGCTATTTACGTAAAAAAGACTGGACAAAAAAATCTATCATAATGACAATATAAGCTGTCATTAATCCCAAAATCGTAAATACAAGGTCAATGCGATCAGGGTATTCCATCGCAACGATTACAGCAAGCGCACCTGTCGCAAGCCTCGACAACGAGCCGAGCGAGCGCACCTTCTTCCCCTGTACCACCGAATCCCCGAAGTTGTTCATTTTCCTCGCAAGCAGCCATAAATTAAAAAGGCTCAGGCTTGTACCAAAGATCAACCCAGCAAAAACAGATTGATAGCTTGTAAAGCCGTACCCGAGTACGTATAAAGACAACAAGGTGAATATGTATTTGCGCTGACGAATAAACAAGTCCTGTATTTCCATAGATGGCTAGTCTCCCGAAAAGAAGTGTTGGATGAGGCGGAGCATGGCATAAACACCTGCCGCCAATCCGATCAGCAATCCGAATATTAAGAAAAGTGGCTCTGTACCAAGGGTACGGTCAAGCCATCTTCCGGAGAAAATGCCAATTAAAATGGAGCCTACCAATTGAGATAGTATAGCGGACATGAGTGCCATCGCTTGAAAAGGGTGGCGGTTGTTTCGGCGCATAAAAAACGCATCCTCACATTAGAGAATGGGAGCTTCAGGGGGTGAAAAATCATTTTTCGAAAAAATAATATTTTCACTAAAAAAAGCTTGCATATCAACGTTGAAAACCTTATCATTTTATGCCCTTTGTAAGCATACAATAGGCAATTGTCAATGTCAATCCATTGGGGTGAAAAAATTCACAAAGTTTTCACTGTGAATATATACCATTATCCCTATTTTAGTATTATATTATAAAAACTTCGGTTTCCGTGATTTTTTTCCCGAAAAATGAAGTTTTCAAGATGCGAATTGTATTAAGAAATTCAAAAAAAATAATAAAAAGCCGGGAAGGAATCACCTTTGTCCGGCCGCTGTATTTTTACTTATGAAAATCATTGCGTCGATCGTGCTCTCCCGCCCTTTCTTTCTTGCAAAAACCTTCGCAAGGTACATTCCTTCATCCGGCAGATTTTCCAATGGTATTTCTTTTCCGACCATTCCCTTTTCAAGCTTCCTTCCCCAATCAAGGAACCCGACGAAGCGGTATTGGTCCGGATCAAATAGAGCGATGCCAAACTCTTCAGCTCCACCAGGTAAATAGACTTCATAGCGATACGCTTCCCCATTATCCGCCGGCGCGAAGTCGAAGCCCATCACCCGCGGGTAGTCCGGTTCTTCTACAACGTAAATATATGGAATCCTGATTTTATTTTTTCCATCATCTATAAAAAGTCCCCCGTCATGGATTTTATCTTTCAGCAAGGCAGGGTTGGCTATCATCGCGAGCTCCATGACTTTTGCTTCGTTCGGTTTCAGCGAAAAGCTCATTGGCAGCTCCCACTCGATCCCCTTTTCCTTTTTTGGAATGGAAAATGAATAGGTTTTTATTGCTGTACCTGTATTTTTGACTGTCAGCTTCGCACTGTGCCGGTGCATGTTATCGGCAAGCTGGAATTTGCCAAATTGCAGAGACCCCGGAATGATCAGGCTTTCGGTGTTTATTGCTGCCTCCAGCTGGATTCTTCCTGCCCCTTGTTCGAATGTCCGATATCTCTTGCCTTCACGATCGGTAATATCCTTGGCCGTGTTCATGATGGCTGCCTTGATTTCAGCCGGTGACCAGTCTGGATGCGCCTGCTTGATCAGGGCTGCTGCTCCTGCAATATGGGGCGCTGCCATGCTTGTTCCCTGAAGCGGGAGGTATCCTCCTGGAATCGTACTGTTGATCGCCACGCCGGGCGCAACAATATCCGGCTTGATTTCCCAGGTGACCGTTACCGGGCCGCGGGAGCTGAAGTCAGCAAGAATATCTTTTTCTTCTATTAAATTCATGCGAATCAGCATCGAATTTTTATCGAGCTGTTTTTTAAGCGCCAGTCCTTCTTCTTTACTGATCGCAGCCACGGGAATCGGCATCCTCTCTTCCAGGTTGCCAAAGAACGTTCCCTTCGTATTGTTATAGATGATCACCCCGATTGCTCCAGCTTCAAATGCGTTCTTCGCTTTTTCGGTAAAAGTAAGCGTCCCCCGTTCGACGAGTACAATCTTATCTCTTACACCTTTCATTTCCTCTTTCGTACCCAGTCCTGCAAAAACAAGATTTTCACTCTGGGTAATATTCCAATTGTCCGAGCCCTGTAATAGTTCGAGCCTTATTTCCTTAGATATGCCTGGGGCGTTGAGATACGGCACATTCATCGGAGGAGTTGACGCGCCAACCGAGATGGCCTTTGATGCGGTGCCTGGCGATCCTACAGTCCACCGATTAGGACCAGAATTTCCCGATGAAGTGACCGCGACGATTCCTTCGTCCACCGCCTTGTTAAGCGCCAGACTGATGGGCAGGTCCGGACCATTGACATCATTTCCGAGCGATAGATTGAGGATATCGACTTTATCCTTGATCGCTTCATCAATGGCAGCGATGACTTGCTCTGTAGTGCCGCTTCCTCCCGGGCCAAGCGCCCGGTAGGCAACCAATTTCGCATCAGGAGCGATTCCTCTCATCCTGCCGTTCGCCGCGATGACGCCAGCCACATGCGTGCCGTGCAGAGTGCTTCGAAATCCGGCGCCCTTCGTTTCCATCGGGTCATCATCTCCATCAACCAGGTCATGCCCCCCGGCAAAACTCCTTCGCAAGTCAGGGTGATCATAATCAATTCCTGTATCGATTACCCCGATTGTTATACCCTTTCCTGTCAGTCGATTGCCTTTTTCATCGAGAATTCCATGGACCGCTTCCGTTCCAATCAATTCAAAATGATCGATAAAGCTATCGCTGCGTTTGTATGGGGTTGGCAGATGGGCTGAGTTCTCCACCTTGTACGTATTCACTTCAGATAAAAGTTGGATGTCATTCAACTCTTTTAATTTTTGAAGCTCGGAAACTGGCCCCTTAACAGAGTATCCAGTGACCGCATGCGTGAAGATGCGGCGGAGCTTTGTATTCTTGAGCTTCTTTAGCTGAGAGTGGATTTCTTGCTCTTTGGGCTGGCGTTTCGTTAATACAATCGCTACTTTTTCTGTTTGGGGATCTTCCTGAGGAATCGGCGGTAGCTGCAGTTTTTGCGGTTGTTGAAAAGCAGCGAGTATCAGGATAATGGGAAAAATGATTAAGATCGTACGCTTCATCAAGACGGAATCCCCCTTTTTCCGTTAGCGTTTCAATTAATGGGTGCTAATATACGGAGGTGATTTTTCCAAAAGTAGGGTGAACGTGCAATTATGCTTAATGTTCGTGCAATTATGGTAGTTTTTCGTTCAATTATTTTAGTTGAGTGTGCAATTATTACTGGGTTTGGTGCAATTAGTGAATTTATTTGATTTTAAAATTTTTCCAGCTGACGTTTGGGTTGAAGTTTTTTACCAAATATAGGATGACGGCACGATTATTCTCAAGTTTTGGGCAATTAATCAGATTTTTCGGGAGATTATTGTGTTTAATCAGGAGAATATCGATGAGTTTTGGGCAATTATCTCGTGGATGGGATTTAAAAAATTATCCAGCAGTCGTTTTTGTGTTATTCCAGCCAAGATTTAGAGCAATTTACATCTACTTTTACCAAGTAATCCCCTGCTCCAAAGAAAAACACCCCTTTTTTTAAAAAAAGAGGTGTCTAAAAAGTTCTTATTTATATTGTTCAGGACGATTTTCGGTGCGCTTGAAGTAGTATCGAATTGCTTCGCAAATTCGTTCTGATGCGCGTCCGTCACCGTATGGGTTTGAGGCTTTGGCCATTTTTTCATATGCTTCCTGGTCTGTCAGCAGTTCTGTTGCCATTTGGTAAATTGGCTGCTCTTCGTTTCCAGCTAGCTTCAATGTTCCTGCCTCGATGCCTTCTGGACGCTCGGTTGTGTCGCGAAGAACGAGTACAGGCACGCCTAATGACGGCGCTTCTTCCTGCACACCGCCTGAATCAGTCAGGATGAGATGCGCGCGTGAAGCGAAGTTATGGAAATCAATGACGTCAAGAGGCTCGATCAGATGGATGCGCGGGTCATTGCCAAGCACTTCATCAGCCAGTTCACGGACCACAGGATTCAAGTGAACTGGATAAACAACTTGTACATCACGCTGTTCGTCAACGATTCGCTTGATGGCACGGAACATATTGCGCATTGGCTCACCAAGGTTTTCGCGTCGGTGTGCAGTCATCAGGATCAAGCGGTCATTACCCAACTTATCGAGAACTTCATGCTGATAGGTTTCTTTTACCGTCGTCGTTAGTGCATCGATGGCCGTGTTGCCGGTTACGAAGATATTTTCTTCAGACTTGTTTTCCTGCAGCAAATTAGCCGCCGATTTGGAAGTCGGAGCGAAGTGAAGATCTGCCATGACTCCTGTCAACTGGCGGTTCATTTCCTCAGGGAATGGAGAATACTTATTCCACGTTCTCAGGCCTGCCTCGACATGGCCAACAACAATCTGGTTATAATACGCCGCAAGACTCGCCACAAACGTAGTTGTCGTATCTCCATGCACAAGCACGATATCCGGCTTAACTTCCTTCATTACTTTATCCAGGCCTTCCAAACCTCTTGTTGTTACATCAATCAAAGTTTGGCGATCCTTCATGATGTTGAGGTCGTGGTCTGGCGTGATATTGAAAATGTTCAGTACCTGGTCCAGCATTTGGCGGTGCTGGGCGGTTACCGTAACGATTGATTCAAAGTGTTCAGGGTGTTTCTGTAATTCGAGGACAAGCGGAGCCATTTTAATTGCTTCCGGGCGTGTCCCAAAAATTGTCATTACTTTAATTGGCTTAGTCAATTCAAACACTCCTTATTTTGTCCCGAATAAACGGT
It contains:
- a CDS encoding ATP synthase subunit I translates to MEIQDLFIRQRKYIFTLLSLYVLGYGFTSYQSVFAGLIFGTSLSLFNLWLLARKMNNFGDSVVQGKKVRSLGSLSRLATGALAVIVAMEYPDRIDLVFTILGLMTAYIVIMIDFFVQSFLRK
- the atpB gene encoding F0F1 ATP synthase subunit A; translation: MHHEAPLLDLFGLTFNLANMLMITVASAVVFIIAVLSTRKLAMKPTGIQNFMEWVMDFVKGIINSTMDWKDGGRFHVLGITLLMYVFVSNMLGLPFSVVYDNYLWWKSPTADPVITLTLAVMVVGLSHYYGVKLKGTAEYGKEFFKPFWFMFPIKIIEEFANTLTLGLRLYGNIYAGEILLGLLAASLATGVGGHLAAALPMLVWQGFSVFVGAIQAFIFTMLTMVYLSHKVSHDH
- a CDS encoding S8 family serine peptidase, whose amino-acid sequence is MKRTILIIFPIILILAAFQQPQKLQLPPIPQEDPQTEKVAIVLTKRQPKEQEIHSQLKKLKNTKLRRIFTHAVTGYSVKGPVSELQKLKELNDIQLLSEVNTYKVENSAHLPTPYKRSDSFIDHFELIGTEAVHGILDEKGNRLTGKGITIGVIDTGIDYDHPDLRRSFAGGHDLVDGDDDPMETKGAGFRSTLHGTHVAGVIAANGRMRGIAPDAKLVAYRALGPGGSGTTEQVIAAIDEAIKDKVDILNLSLGNDVNGPDLPISLALNKAVDEGIVAVTSSGNSGPNRWTVGSPGTASKAISVGASTPPMNVPYLNAPGISKEIRLELLQGSDNWNITQSENLVFAGLGTKEEMKGVRDKIVLVERGTLTFTEKAKNAFEAGAIGVIIYNNTKGTFFGNLEERMPIPVAAISKEEGLALKKQLDKNSMLIRMNLIEEKDILADFSSRGPVTVTWEIKPDIVAPGVAINSTIPGGYLPLQGTSMAAPHIAGAAALIKQAHPDWSPAEIKAAIMNTAKDITDREGKRYRTFEQGAGRIQLEAAINTESLIIPGSLQFGKFQLADNMHRHSAKLTVKNTGTAIKTYSFSIPKKEKGIEWELPMSFSLKPNEAKVMELAMIANPALLKDKIHDGGLFIDDGKNKIRIPYIYVVEEPDYPRVMGFDFAPADNGEAYRYEVYLPGGAEEFGIALFDPDQYRFVGFLDWGRKLEKGMVGKEIPLENLPDEGMYLAKVFARKKGRESTIDAMIFISKNTAAGQR
- the wecB gene encoding non-hydrolyzing UDP-N-acetylglucosamine 2-epimerase; translation: MTKPIKVMTIFGTRPEAIKMAPLVLELQKHPEHFESIVTVTAQHRQMLDQVLNIFNITPDHDLNIMKDRQTLIDVTTRGLEGLDKVMKEVKPDIVLVHGDTTTTFVASLAAYYNQIVVGHVEAGLRTWNKYSPFPEEMNRQLTGVMADLHFAPTSKSAANLLQENKSEENIFVTGNTAIDALTTTVKETYQHEVLDKLGNDRLILMTAHRRENLGEPMRNMFRAIKRIVDEQRDVQVVYPVHLNPVVRELADEVLGNDPRIHLIEPLDVIDFHNFASRAHLILTDSGGVQEEAPSLGVPVLVLRDTTERPEGIEAGTLKLAGNEEQPIYQMATELLTDQEAYEKMAKASNPYGDGRASERICEAIRYYFKRTENRPEQYK
- a CDS encoding AtpZ/AtpI family protein, with product MRRNNRHPFQAMALMSAILSQLVGSILIGIFSGRWLDRTLGTEPLFLIFGLLIGLAAGVYAMLRLIQHFFSGD